From Streptomyces sp. TLI_053, a single genomic window includes:
- a CDS encoding class I adenylate-forming enzyme family protein → MSIRSIRTLLADDPAVGAGNVLTRRVELGLGLDEPLLTFDTPVDDHPAWHPLTLTELDRAVRARAAALHALGIGRRDPVVVYAGDAADQVLAFLALARIGAIPALLNPNLDGERAARYIAKLGPVGVLADPPHLAALAGHETGAPALPEIATLGAGDPAAAPAPYRHSADDPVAITHSSGTTGLPKAVVHSHASLYAAIRHRARLPRPQGQERMLSALPAPHAATLIAVNLSLASHTQLAVLSSQSGAGVLDAIEQWRPSGVVGFAATWAELAHHDLTARQLDSVALWWNTGDCAHEVHIRRLVAAGSRESVTREGRVRVPGSLFVDGLGSTEMGHSHFFITHGPGTERYGRCVGRPHAFVDCELVGPDGEPLGPGEVGELATTSPTLALGYWNDSATTYRTRLRGRFLTGDLMYRDEEGYYYHVDRAVDSVELGDGKRLFTAMSEERVLAAHPDVLDCTVVAVRDGDRVVTDVLLVLAAGADPDTDRTASVTAALDSAAAATVRQVLVVGGDDIPLGPTGKVRKVLLRQRYLDSVAAAPVAAAVAAR, encoded by the coding sequence GTGAGCATCCGCAGTATCCGCACCCTGCTGGCGGACGACCCGGCCGTCGGCGCCGGCAACGTCCTCACCCGCCGCGTCGAACTCGGCCTCGGCCTCGACGAGCCGCTGCTGACCTTCGACACCCCGGTCGACGACCACCCCGCCTGGCACCCGCTGACCCTCACCGAGCTGGACCGCGCCGTCCGGGCCCGGGCCGCCGCCCTGCACGCCCTCGGCATCGGCCGCCGCGACCCGGTCGTGGTGTACGCCGGCGACGCCGCCGACCAGGTCCTCGCCTTCCTCGCGCTGGCCCGGATCGGCGCCATCCCCGCGCTGCTCAACCCCAACCTGGACGGTGAGCGGGCCGCCCGCTACATCGCCAAGCTCGGCCCGGTCGGCGTCCTCGCCGACCCGCCGCACCTGGCCGCACTGGCCGGCCACGAGACCGGCGCCCCCGCGCTGCCGGAGATCGCGACGCTCGGCGCCGGCGACCCCGCGGCCGCCCCCGCGCCCTACCGGCACTCGGCCGACGACCCGGTGGCGATCACCCACTCCTCCGGCACCACCGGCCTCCCCAAGGCCGTCGTCCACTCGCACGCGAGCCTCTACGCGGCGATCCGCCACCGCGCCCGGCTGCCCCGCCCGCAGGGACAGGAGCGGATGCTCAGCGCGCTGCCCGCCCCGCACGCCGCCACCCTGATCGCGGTCAACCTCTCGCTCGCCTCGCACACCCAACTCGCCGTGCTCTCCAGCCAGTCCGGCGCCGGAGTGCTGGACGCGATCGAGCAGTGGCGCCCCAGCGGTGTGGTCGGCTTCGCCGCCACCTGGGCCGAGCTCGCCCACCACGACCTCACCGCCAGGCAGTTGGACTCCGTCGCACTCTGGTGGAACACCGGCGACTGCGCCCACGAGGTGCACATCCGCCGCCTCGTCGCCGCCGGCAGCCGTGAGTCGGTGACCCGCGAGGGCCGGGTCAGGGTGCCGGGATCGCTGTTCGTGGACGGCCTCGGCTCCACCGAGATGGGCCACTCGCACTTCTTCATCACCCACGGACCCGGCACCGAGCGCTACGGCCGCTGCGTCGGCCGCCCGCACGCGTTCGTCGACTGCGAGCTGGTCGGCCCGGACGGCGAGCCGCTCGGCCCCGGCGAGGTCGGCGAACTCGCCACCACCTCACCGACCCTGGCGCTCGGCTACTGGAACGACTCGGCCACCACCTACCGCACCCGGCTCCGCGGCCGCTTCCTCACCGGCGACCTCATGTACCGGGACGAGGAGGGCTACTACTACCACGTCGACCGGGCCGTCGACTCGGTCGAACTCGGCGACGGCAAGCGGCTGTTCACCGCCATGTCGGAGGAACGGGTGCTGGCCGCCCACCCCGACGTGCTGGACTGCACCGTGGTCGCGGTGCGCGACGGCGACCGGGTGGTCACCGATGTGCTGCTGGTCCTCGCCGCCGGCGCCGACCCGGACACCGACCGCACCGCGAGCGTCACCGCCGCCCTGGACTCCGCCGCCGCGGCCACCGTCCGCCAGGTGCTCGTGGTCGGCGGGGACGACATCCCGCTCGGCCCGACCGGCAAGGTCCGCAAGGTGCTGCTGCGGCAGCGCTACCTCGACTCGGTCGCCGCCGCGCCCGTCGCCGCCGCGGTGGCCGCCCGATGA
- a CDS encoding beta-ketoacyl-[acyl-carrier-protein] synthase family protein: MSAGRRPGAVVTGIGLVTPLGRKPAEVFDALTAGRSGIRAVPEGHAAHGWLNAAGIAPAIDGREVLPPTETRCVDRFVLLALAAADDALADAGLVVGRDADPHRTAVVLATGGGGLETFEQQSQRRTERGRPGVSPYLLPGMLSNMATARIAIKHGIRGFSTAIVTACAAGAQAVAEGLRLIRSGDADVVVCGGTESSLHPTIAAAFTNARALASGWDDPGQASRPFDSRRNGFVLGEGSAVLILESPEHAAARGAAGYAELTGWGASTDAHHPTMPRPDGAGAADAMRSALANAGLGPSDIGYVNAHGTGTKLGDVAETAALRAVFGGHTPAVSSTKGATGHLLGAAGALEAAVTALAVARGTLPPTVNLNEPDPACDLDHVRGAARTGPLTAALSNAFAFGGHNLSLVFEPASTPSLR; the protein is encoded by the coding sequence ATGAGCGCCGGACGCCGCCCGGGCGCCGTGGTCACCGGCATCGGCCTGGTCACCCCGCTCGGCCGAAAGCCCGCCGAGGTCTTCGACGCCCTCACCGCGGGCCGCTCCGGCATCCGCGCCGTCCCCGAGGGCCACGCCGCCCACGGCTGGCTGAACGCCGCCGGCATCGCCCCGGCGATCGACGGCCGCGAGGTGCTGCCGCCCACCGAGACCCGCTGCGTGGACCGCTTCGTGCTGCTCGCCCTGGCGGCCGCCGACGACGCCCTGGCCGACGCCGGTCTGGTCGTCGGCCGGGACGCCGACCCGCACCGCACCGCCGTGGTGCTGGCCACCGGCGGCGGAGGCCTGGAGACCTTCGAGCAGCAGTCTCAGCGGCGCACGGAACGCGGCCGCCCCGGCGTCAGCCCCTACCTGCTGCCCGGCATGCTCTCCAACATGGCCACCGCCCGGATCGCCATCAAGCACGGCATCCGCGGCTTCAGCACGGCCATCGTCACCGCCTGCGCGGCCGGCGCCCAGGCCGTCGCCGAGGGCCTGCGCCTGATCCGCTCCGGCGACGCCGACGTGGTGGTGTGCGGCGGCACCGAATCCTCGCTGCACCCCACCATCGCCGCCGCTTTCACCAACGCCCGTGCCCTGGCCTCCGGCTGGGACGACCCCGGGCAGGCCAGCCGGCCGTTCGACAGCCGCCGCAACGGCTTCGTCCTGGGCGAGGGCAGCGCGGTACTGATCCTGGAGAGCCCCGAGCACGCCGCCGCCCGCGGCGCCGCCGGTTACGCCGAACTCACCGGCTGGGGTGCCTCCACCGACGCGCACCACCCGACCATGCCGCGCCCCGACGGCGCGGGCGCCGCCGACGCGATGCGCTCCGCCCTCGCCAACGCGGGGCTGGGCCCGTCCGACATCGGCTACGTCAACGCCCACGGCACCGGCACCAAGCTCGGCGACGTCGCCGAGACCGCCGCCCTGCGGGCCGTCTTCGGCGGACACACCCCCGCAGTCAGCTCCACCAAGGGAGCAACCGGTCATCTGCTGGGCGCCGCAGGCGCGTTGGAGGCAGCGGTCACCGCCCTGGCGGTGGCCCGGGGGACGCTGCCACCGACCGTCAACCTCAACGAGCCGGACCCGGCCTGCGACCTGGACCACGTCCGGGGCGCGGCCCGCACCGGCCCGCTCACCGCGGCCCTGAGCAACGCCTTCGCCTTCGGCGGGCACAACCTCAGCCTGGTCTTCGAGCCCGCCTCCACCCCGTCCCTCCGCTGA
- the hppD gene encoding 4-hydroxyphenylpyruvate dioxygenase, which yields MSIQSIAHVEYHSADADATAADLCADYGFTAVPPEPEQLAAAESANARTVLVRQGSIRFLLRSAADPEHPVARYAARHGEGVAALALSCPDPQAALDRAERHGARVLDRAGGLVAGFGDTALRFVPEVPTAAGTTGDGPQLLDALDHAAICLPAGQLADAVRFCEAALGMHRIFGEYIEVGEQAMDSSVVQSASGEVTFTLIEPDTSRRAGQIDTFLADHDGAGVQHLAFRTADIATAVRGARERGVAFLTTPGTYYDALAERLGTTAIPVETLRELDVLVDQDHGGQLFQIFAGSTHPRRTYFVELIERQGAGTFGTANIKALYEAVERQRAAASV from the coding sequence TTGTCCATCCAGTCCATAGCCCACGTCGAGTACCACAGCGCCGACGCCGACGCCACCGCGGCGGACCTCTGCGCCGACTACGGCTTCACCGCCGTCCCGCCCGAGCCGGAACAGCTGGCCGCGGCCGAGTCCGCGAACGCCCGCACCGTCCTGGTGCGCCAGGGCAGCATCCGGTTCCTGCTGCGCTCCGCCGCCGACCCCGAGCACCCGGTGGCCCGCTACGCCGCCCGGCACGGCGAGGGCGTGGCCGCCCTCGCGCTCTCCTGCCCCGACCCGCAGGCCGCCCTCGACCGCGCCGAGCGGCACGGCGCCCGCGTCCTGGACCGGGCCGGCGGCCTGGTCGCCGGCTTCGGCGACACCGCCCTGCGGTTCGTCCCCGAGGTGCCGACCGCGGCCGGGACCACCGGGGACGGCCCGCAGCTGCTGGACGCCCTCGACCACGCCGCGATCTGCCTGCCGGCCGGCCAACTGGCGGACGCGGTGCGCTTCTGCGAGGCCGCGCTCGGCATGCACCGGATCTTCGGCGAGTACATCGAGGTCGGCGAGCAGGCGATGGACTCCAGCGTGGTGCAGAGCGCCTCCGGCGAGGTCACCTTCACCCTGATCGAGCCCGACACCAGCCGCCGGGCCGGCCAGATCGACACCTTCCTCGCCGACCACGACGGCGCCGGTGTCCAGCACCTCGCCTTCCGCACCGCGGACATCGCCACCGCCGTGCGCGGCGCCCGCGAGCGCGGTGTGGCGTTCCTGACCACGCCCGGCACGTACTACGACGCGCTCGCCGAGCGGCTCGGCACCACCGCCATCCCGGTCGAGACCCTGCGCGAACTGGACGTCCTGGTCGACCAGGACCACGGCGGGCAGCTGTTCCAGATCTTCGCCGGGTCCACCCACCCGCGGCGGACGTACTTCGTGGAGCTGATCGAGCGCCAGGGCGCCGGCACCTTCGGCACCGCCAACATCAAGGCCCTGTACGAGGCCGTCGAACGGCAGCGCGCCGCCGCCTCCGTCTGA
- a CDS encoding phytanoyl-CoA dioxygenase family protein, with protein sequence MTIAPEFHLTEAERALLPTPEEVAGYLEHGWYLSRRLFSDEELDTLQAATEHYYTGHRDRDLPVRPPRLASWSAADGPVQRHNDYVHYESDAIGAILRKPLLGAVAALLAEAEETRIFQATLIYKPPVPGEPSNQVPWHFDKHYWQTSSSDRMLTAFLPFHDCGEENGTITMVDGSHRWKELPSGEDSTRHFAERDNSELDSILDANAEYNGTEVRKIPMIIPRGHVSFHHCRTYHGSGPNLASYPRRAVSLHLQDGGNAYQAATRPDGGPVVYNHDVLVRRTPDGRPDYADPDFCPTVWRGAL encoded by the coding sequence ATGACCATCGCACCCGAGTTCCACCTCACCGAGGCCGAACGCGCCCTGCTGCCCACCCCCGAGGAGGTGGCCGGCTACCTGGAGCACGGCTGGTACCTGTCCCGCCGGCTGTTCAGCGACGAGGAGCTGGACACCCTCCAGGCCGCCACCGAGCACTACTACACCGGCCACCGCGACCGCGACCTCCCGGTCCGCCCGCCGCGGCTGGCCTCCTGGTCGGCCGCGGACGGCCCGGTCCAGCGGCACAACGACTACGTGCACTACGAGAGCGACGCGATCGGCGCGATCCTGCGCAAGCCGCTGCTCGGCGCCGTCGCGGCGCTGCTCGCCGAGGCCGAGGAGACCCGGATCTTCCAGGCCACCCTCATCTACAAGCCCCCGGTGCCGGGCGAGCCCAGCAACCAGGTGCCGTGGCACTTCGACAAGCACTACTGGCAGACCTCCTCCTCGGACCGGATGCTGACCGCCTTCCTGCCGTTCCACGACTGCGGCGAGGAGAACGGCACCATCACCATGGTCGACGGCAGCCACCGCTGGAAGGAGCTTCCCTCGGGGGAGGACTCCACCCGGCACTTCGCCGAGCGCGACAACTCCGAGCTGGACTCCATCCTGGACGCCAACGCGGAGTACAACGGCACCGAGGTCCGCAAGATCCCGATGATCATCCCGCGCGGGCACGTCAGCTTCCACCACTGCCGCACGTACCACGGCAGCGGCCCCAACCTGGCCTCCTACCCGCGCCGGGCGGTGTCGCTGCACCTCCAGGACGGCGGCAACGCGTACCAGGCCGCCACCCGGCCCGACGGCGGGCCGGTGGTCTACAACCACGACGTGCTGGTCCGCCGCACCCCCGACGGCCGGCCCGACTACGCCGACCCGGACTTCTGCCCGACCGTCTGGCGGGGAGCGCTGTGA
- a CDS encoding thiamine pyrophosphate-dependent dehydrogenase E1 component subunit alpha has protein sequence MTPGAPAGTAPVTAPAVPSADAAPSADVPPADAPSADAPPVVAALDTPERRYRMLRLIRSFEERALGLVKSGVITGGIHPYIGQEAVAVGVCAALGTGDRLASTHRGHGHVLARGLDPARLLAELAGRVGGSNRGRGGSMHAADLRLGILGANGIVGAGAPIAVGAAWADRQAGSDAVAVAFFGDGALNQGVLLESLNLAAMWRLPVLFVCENNGYATTLPAGTAVAGSAVGRAAAFGIPATEVDGMDTEAVRAAAEEAVAHARNGGGPSFLECRTYRFEGHHTMERLMKLHYRTTEEVAAWRERDPLPRAATALGTGRAAALDAEVAAELAAAEEFALASPHPDPAGAADHLYASGLRPRAGAVV, from the coding sequence GTGACGCCTGGGGCTCCCGCCGGCACCGCGCCCGTGACCGCGCCCGCCGTCCCGTCGGCCGATGCCGCCCCGTCCGCCGACGTCCCGCCCGCCGACGCCCCTTCGGCCGATGCCCCGCCCGTCGTGGCGGCGCTCGACACGCCCGAGCGGCGGTACCGGATGCTGCGGCTGATCCGCTCCTTCGAGGAGCGGGCCCTCGGGCTGGTCAAGTCCGGGGTGATCACCGGCGGCATCCACCCCTACATCGGGCAGGAGGCCGTCGCGGTCGGCGTCTGCGCCGCGCTCGGCACGGGCGACCGGCTCGCCTCCACCCACCGGGGCCACGGCCATGTGCTGGCCCGGGGCCTCGACCCGGCCCGGCTGCTGGCCGAGCTCGCCGGTCGGGTCGGCGGGTCCAACCGGGGCCGGGGCGGCTCGATGCACGCCGCCGACCTGCGGCTGGGCATCCTCGGCGCCAACGGCATCGTCGGCGCCGGCGCCCCGATCGCGGTCGGCGCCGCCTGGGCCGACCGGCAGGCCGGTTCGGACGCGGTCGCGGTGGCGTTCTTCGGCGACGGCGCGCTCAACCAGGGCGTGCTGCTGGAGTCGCTCAACCTGGCCGCGATGTGGCGGCTGCCGGTGCTCTTCGTCTGCGAGAACAACGGCTACGCCACCACCCTGCCGGCCGGCACCGCGGTGGCGGGCAGCGCGGTCGGCCGGGCCGCCGCCTTCGGCATCCCGGCCACCGAGGTGGACGGCATGGACACCGAGGCGGTGCGGGCCGCCGCCGAGGAGGCCGTCGCCCACGCCCGGAACGGCGGCGGACCGAGCTTCCTGGAATGCCGCACCTACCGGTTCGAGGGCCACCACACCATGGAACGGCTGATGAAGCTGCACTACCGCACCACCGAGGAGGTGGCCGCCTGGCGCGAACGCGACCCGCTCCCCCGGGCCGCCACCGCGCTCGGCACCGGGCGCGCCGCCGCCCTGGACGCCGAGGTCGCCGCCGAACTCGCGGCGGCCGAGGAGTTCGCGCTCGCCTCGCCGCACCCCGACCCGGCCGGCGCCGCCGACCACCTGTACGCCTCCGGCCTGCGGCCCCGGGCGGGGGCGGTCGTATGA
- a CDS encoding transketolase C-terminal domain-containing protein, whose product MRLSYTKALNRALADELDADPSVCVFGEDIGAGMAGPTLGLLDRFGSERIVDTPLSEQAFTAMAVGAALAGRRPVLEFQIPSLLFLVFEQLVNQAHKFSLMSGGQAGVPLTCLVPGSGSRTGWAGQHSDHPYSLFAHSGVKTVVPATPTDAYGLLRSAIQDPDPVVVFAPAAALPVRETVTWDLVPVPLGRARVHRAGTDVTLVAVGHLVHDALAVAEELAGEISVEVLDPRTLYPFDWAALGESLERTGRLVVIDDSNRSCGIGAEVLATAAEEFRLTAPPRRITRPDGTVLPFAPALDRALQPEREQLRHALRAVMK is encoded by the coding sequence ATGAGACTGTCGTACACCAAGGCGCTCAACCGGGCGCTGGCCGACGAACTGGACGCCGACCCCTCGGTCTGCGTGTTCGGCGAGGACATCGGCGCCGGGATGGCCGGGCCCACGCTCGGGCTGCTGGACCGGTTCGGGTCGGAGCGGATCGTCGACACCCCGCTCTCCGAGCAGGCGTTCACCGCGATGGCGGTCGGTGCGGCGCTGGCCGGGCGGCGGCCGGTGCTGGAGTTCCAGATCCCGTCCCTGCTGTTCCTGGTCTTCGAGCAACTCGTCAACCAGGCACACAAGTTCTCGCTGATGAGCGGCGGGCAGGCGGGCGTCCCGCTCACCTGTCTGGTCCCCGGCTCCGGCTCCCGGACCGGCTGGGCCGGCCAGCACTCGGACCACCCCTACAGCCTGTTCGCGCACTCGGGGGTGAAGACCGTCGTCCCGGCCACGCCGACCGACGCCTACGGGCTGCTCCGCTCGGCGATCCAGGACCCCGACCCGGTGGTGGTGTTCGCCCCGGCCGCCGCGCTGCCGGTCCGCGAGACCGTCACCTGGGACCTCGTCCCGGTGCCGCTCGGCCGGGCCCGGGTGCACCGGGCGGGAACCGACGTCACCCTGGTCGCGGTCGGGCACCTGGTGCACGACGCCCTGGCGGTGGCGGAGGAACTCGCCGGCGAGATCTCGGTCGAGGTGCTCGACCCGCGCACGCTGTACCCGTTCGACTGGGCCGCGCTGGGCGAGTCGCTGGAGCGCACCGGGCGGCTCGTGGTGATCGACGACTCCAACCGCAGCTGCGGGATCGGCGCGGAGGTACTGGCCACCGCCGCCGAGGAGTTCCGGCTCACCGCCCCGCCCCGCCGGATCACCCGCCCGGACGGCACGGTGCTGCCGTTCGCCCCCGCGCTGGACCGGGCGCTGCAGCCGGAGCGGGAGCAGCTGCGGCACGCGCTGCGCGCCGTCATGAAGTAG
- a CDS encoding acyltransferase, translating into MSVWPQLRDTRTVRAGVAPGTVLRCGLVDTMLADLSVSVVLFFDRALDEERLAAGLARALERIPVFAGRLRTVDGVLEAVCDDSGVPMVSYRVDGTLAESMGRVTAPGAQHVDPLDARAARTGDGPLFGVRVTRTGDGGTVLGCSWHHAIGDLQSFALLLRAWSAAVEGEELPVAELVEDQDALLDRVLPAEDSGRPGFRVPGDAERLLLDREVAAGPRANRTVQLYFGDDEIARMREEFGAAAGTKVSAGDAVCAHVVHTVRELDGDPETRWLTVPVNVRRPLGLPDTLIGNLLGDIHLPYTPADGPGVLAGALRTAVRDYAEEHLNLRSNLRFLAELGRPGLAGCVPLGFDPQHRRFSFSNWSRFGLYEASFQGQRPVFFSPTANYPLPWVSWSVEGFGGTGLLTTLVVPARLAARLRGTDGRAVLHRYRDASDPLPALLAAVPKVL; encoded by the coding sequence TTGAGCGTCTGGCCGCAGTTGCGCGACACCCGAACGGTCAGAGCCGGCGTCGCGCCCGGGACGGTGCTCCGCTGCGGCCTCGTCGACACGATGCTCGCCGACCTCTCCGTCTCGGTCGTGCTGTTCTTCGACCGGGCCCTGGACGAGGAGCGGCTCGCCGCCGGGCTGGCCCGGGCGCTGGAGCGGATCCCGGTGTTCGCCGGCCGACTGCGCACCGTGGACGGGGTGTTGGAAGCCGTCTGCGACGACTCCGGTGTGCCGATGGTGAGTTACCGGGTCGACGGCACCCTCGCCGAGTCGATGGGACGGGTCACCGCGCCCGGCGCCCAGCACGTCGACCCGCTGGACGCCCGGGCCGCCCGGACCGGCGACGGGCCGCTGTTCGGCGTCCGGGTCACCCGCACCGGCGACGGCGGCACCGTGCTCGGCTGCTCCTGGCACCACGCGATCGGCGACCTGCAGAGCTTCGCCCTGCTGCTGCGCGCCTGGTCGGCGGCGGTCGAGGGCGAGGAGCTGCCGGTGGCCGAACTCGTCGAGGACCAGGACGCGCTGCTCGACCGGGTGCTGCCCGCCGAGGACAGCGGACGGCCCGGCTTCCGGGTGCCCGGGGACGCCGAACGCCTGCTGCTGGACCGCGAGGTGGCGGCCGGGCCGCGCGCCAACCGGACCGTGCAGCTCTACTTCGGGGACGACGAGATCGCCCGGATGCGCGAGGAGTTCGGCGCGGCGGCCGGCACCAAGGTCTCCGCCGGTGACGCCGTCTGCGCCCATGTCGTGCACACCGTCAGGGAGTTGGACGGCGACCCGGAGACCCGCTGGCTCACCGTCCCGGTGAACGTCCGACGCCCGCTCGGCCTGCCGGACACCCTGATCGGCAACCTGCTCGGCGACATCCACCTGCCGTACACGCCCGCCGACGGCCCCGGCGTCCTCGCCGGGGCGCTGCGCACCGCCGTGCGGGACTACGCCGAGGAGCACCTCAACCTGCGCTCCAACCTGCGCTTCCTGGCCGAGCTGGGCCGCCCCGGGCTGGCCGGGTGCGTGCCGCTCGGTTTCGACCCGCAGCACCGCCGGTTCAGCTTCTCCAACTGGAGCCGCTTCGGCCTCTACGAGGCCAGCTTCCAGGGGCAGCGGCCGGTGTTCTTCAGCCCGACCGCCAACTATCCGCTGCCGTGGGTCTCGTGGAGCGTGGAGGGCTTCGGCGGCACCGGACTCCTCACCACACTGGTGGTCCCCGCCCGGCTGGCCGCCCGGCTGCGCGGGACGGACGGCCGGGCGGTCCTGCACCGCTACCGGGACGCGTCCGACCCGCTCCCGGCGCTGCTCGCGGCCGTGCCGAAGGTGCTCTGA
- a CDS encoding FHA domain-containing protein, which produces MGERPGAPGAPPLVLVTDTDSQLLDPRRAYHVGRDPTSEIVLDDPRVSWHHAVLHTTADHWQLEDVGSTNGTFADSRRIRSEEVGPGTRLRFGDAADGPSATFAGLPAAAPAERPSLVAPAVSGTFRRPSAVLRLPGRTVRIGRAPDNDLVLEDLVVSRHHAELRTLPDGGHEIVDLGSHNGTYLNGSPVQRSPVGPADIVGIGHFALCLSGDELVEYTDTGEVSLNVQNLVVRVGSDRRVLLDDVSFPLAEKALLAVAGPSGAGKSTLLNALTGLRPADEGTVLYDGRDLYRDYAELRRRIGLVPQDDILHTQLTVRRALSYAAELRFPGDTAKGEREARVSEVIHELGLDARADLVISSLSGGQRKRVSVALELLTKPSLLFLDEPTSGLDPGMERSVMQMLRGLADDGRTVVVVTHSVLSLDVCDRLLVLAPGGRTAYYGPPDEALPFFGFTEWPQAFEAFENEDHAAWQRRFRESPQYERYVAAEALPPARPVPVAAPGAAQAAAGIGPEQPQGWFAQLGTLIRRYTAVLAADRLFLTVMIALPFLIGVMCRAMAGSRLSSDNALNCLLTLCIGGLLTGSANAVREIVKERPIYQRERVVGLSRSAYLVSKVVVLGTITVVQAAVLTVVGLAGVDLSPTLANGVTVHSGVLLPPLAELIIAVALLSFSAMMLGLLVSALVRKEEATMPLLVLLSVVQIVFSGAMLKLHGVPGLEQFSWLVPSRWGLSAMARTVDLHTVLPTAITADPMFRQDRAGWLLSLGLLVGLAVLLAVAVLALLRRQEPAIMRK; this is translated from the coding sequence ATGGGAGAGCGCCCGGGCGCGCCCGGCGCGCCGCCCCTGGTCCTCGTCACCGACACGGATTCGCAGCTGCTCGATCCGCGCCGGGCGTACCACGTCGGCCGCGACCCGACCAGCGAGATCGTCCTCGACGACCCCCGGGTCTCCTGGCACCACGCCGTACTGCACACCACCGCCGACCACTGGCAGCTGGAGGACGTCGGCAGTACCAACGGCACCTTCGCCGACAGTCGCCGGATCCGGTCCGAGGAGGTCGGCCCCGGCACCAGGCTGCGGTTCGGCGACGCGGCGGACGGGCCGTCCGCCACCTTCGCGGGCCTGCCCGCCGCCGCCCCGGCCGAGCGGCCCTCGCTCGTCGCACCGGCCGTCTCCGGCACCTTCCGCCGCCCCAGCGCCGTGCTCAGGCTGCCCGGCCGGACGGTGCGGATCGGGCGGGCCCCCGACAACGACCTGGTGCTGGAGGACCTCGTGGTCTCCCGGCACCACGCCGAACTGCGCACCCTGCCCGACGGCGGCCACGAGATCGTCGACCTGGGCAGCCACAACGGCACCTACCTCAACGGCAGCCCGGTCCAGCGGTCCCCGGTCGGCCCGGCGGACATCGTCGGCATCGGCCACTTCGCGCTCTGCCTCTCCGGCGACGAACTCGTCGAGTACACCGACACCGGGGAGGTCTCGCTCAATGTGCAGAACCTGGTCGTACGGGTCGGCTCCGACCGGCGGGTGCTGCTCGACGACGTCTCCTTCCCGCTCGCCGAGAAGGCCCTGCTCGCCGTGGCCGGCCCCAGCGGCGCCGGCAAGTCCACCCTGCTGAACGCGCTCACCGGGCTGCGCCCGGCCGACGAGGGCACCGTGCTGTACGACGGCCGCGACCTCTACCGCGACTACGCCGAGCTTCGCCGCCGGATCGGCCTGGTGCCGCAGGACGACATCCTGCACACCCAGCTCACCGTCCGGCGGGCGCTCTCCTACGCCGCCGAACTGCGCTTCCCCGGTGACACCGCCAAGGGGGAACGGGAGGCCAGGGTCTCCGAGGTGATCCACGAACTCGGCCTGGACGCCCGCGCCGACCTGGTGATCTCCAGTCTCTCCGGCGGCCAGCGCAAACGCGTCAGCGTCGCCCTCGAACTGCTCACCAAACCCTCGCTGCTCTTCCTCGACGAACCCACCTCCGGCCTGGACCCGGGCATGGAACGCTCGGTGATGCAGATGCTGCGCGGCCTGGCCGACGACGGACGCACCGTCGTCGTGGTCACCCACAGTGTGCTCAGTCTCGACGTCTGCGACCGGCTCCTGGTGCTCGCGCCCGGCGGCCGCACCGCCTACTACGGCCCGCCCGACGAGGCCCTGCCGTTCTTCGGCTTCACCGAGTGGCCGCAGGCCTTCGAGGCGTTCGAGAACGAGGACCACGCGGCCTGGCAGCGCCGGTTCCGGGAGTCGCCCCAGTACGAGCGGTACGTCGCCGCCGAGGCGCTGCCGCCCGCGCGGCCGGTCCCGGTGGCCGCTCCCGGGGCGGCGCAGGCCGCCGCCGGCATCGGCCCGGAGCAGCCGCAGGGCTGGTTCGCCCAGCTGGGCACACTGATCCGCCGCTACACGGCGGTGCTCGCCGCGGACCGGCTGTTCCTGACCGTGATGATCGCCCTGCCGTTCCTGATCGGCGTGATGTGCCGGGCGATGGCGGGCAGCCGGCTCTCCTCCGACAACGCGCTGAACTGCCTGCTCACGCTCTGCATCGGCGGCCTGCTCACCGGCTCGGCCAACGCGGTGCGCGAGATCGTCAAGGAACGGCCGATCTACCAGCGGGAACGTGTGGTCGGGCTGTCCCGCTCGGCCTATCTGGTCTCCAAGGTGGTGGTGCTCGGCACGATCACGGTGGTGCAGGCCGCCGTCCTGACGGTGGTCGGCCTGGCCGGCGTCGATCTCAGCCCCACCCTGGCCAACGGGGTGACGGTGCACAGCGGCGTACTGCTGCCACCACTGGCCGAGCTGATCATCGCGGTGGCGCTGCTGTCCTTCTCCGCGATGATGCTCGGCCTGCTGGTGTCCGCGCTGGTCCGCAAGGAGGAGGCGACGATGCCGCTGCTGGTGCTGCTCTCCGTGGTGCAGATCGTGTTCAGCGGCGCCATGCTGAAGCTGCACGGCGTGCCCGGCCTGGAGCAGTTCTCCTGGCTGGTGCCGTCCCGCTGGGGCCTGTCCGCGATGGCCCGCACCGTCGACCTGCACACCGTGCTGCCGACCGCGATCACGGCGGACCCGATGTTCCGGCAGGACCGGGCCGGCTGGCTGCTGTCGCTGGGCCTGCTGGTCGGGCTCGCGGTGCTGCTGGCCGTCGCCGTGCTCGCCCTGCTGCGCCGGCAGGAGCCGGCGATCATGCGGAAGTGA